The proteins below are encoded in one region of Rhododendron vialii isolate Sample 1 chromosome 7a, ASM3025357v1:
- the LOC131333011 gene encoding uncharacterized protein LOC131333011 → MRKSTLLSHHALVATRIDHPISYLGRLGGNQQEEEKASDSEIRNPKLLNIRIKATKRSYKSETNDAKIHWVNGDDLCKAKCQGGLGFRDFRSFNLALFLDASKGIRWQIHNGVSVDFWADKWVPSSPSFCIQSPNPPWVSTNKVADFINPLSGEWRVAKLRQVLTENEVQDVISIPISKLAGADSTIWALHDIGNYSVKREYHKAWNDYIASRPDRPSSSTAYRNRLASKENLMQRKCAVSPFCQRCGKAVESCEHILFLCKWAKKVWFASPLAAGFFLNSIGSVGGWSMNVKEQIDGGILESDFLAKAIFLEWYIWKARNELVFQSVRTASSSLLSYCPLDSPYGGSLKFNCDASWYCGHSRGWGGIILRDSRGPLIDGRRFQISTNSAFLAEASVIREACLFAKAMDINSTTIENDNAQLISLSVSELVPTCEVMAIISDIRSLAAELIGQSRQELSMDSRDRLCKNPHEPAAFDGCQIDCSVDRLYS, encoded by the exons ATGCGCAAATCTACTCTATTAAGCCATCACGCACTCGTCGCCACAAGGATTGACCACCCGATCTCCTATTTGGGACGGTTGGGCGGTAACCAACAGGAAGAGGAAAAAGCTAGTGATAGTGAA ATACGCAATCCAAAGCTGCTAAATATTAGGATAAAGGCTACGAAAAGATCTTACAAGAGTGAAACCA ACGATGCAAAAATTCATTGGGTTAATGGGGATGATCTCTGTAAGGCCAAGTGCCAAGGAGGACTGGGCTTTCGAGATTTTAGAAGTTTTAATCTTGCCCT TTTTCTCGACGCGTCTAAAGGCATTAGGTGGCAAATCCATAATGGGGTCTCTGTGGACTTCTGGGCTGACAAGTGGGTGCCTTCCTCCCCTTCTTTCTGCATTCAATCCCCCAACCCTCCTTGGGTTTCTACAAACAAGGTAGCTGATTTCATCAATCCCCTCTCTGGTGAATGGAGAGTTGCCAAGCTCAGACAAGTGTTAACAGAAAATGAGGTGCAAGATGTCATCAGTATTCCTATTTCTAAGTTAGCGGGCGCAGACTCTACAATTTGGGCTCTACATGATATTGGTAATTACTCGGTTAAAAGGGAATACCACAAGGCTTGGAATGATTACATTGCCTCTAGACCTGATCGGCCCTCTTCTTCCACT GCATATCGCAATAGGCTGGCTTCCAAGGAGAATCTTATGCAGAGGAAGTGTGCAGTGTCTCCATTTTGTCAAAGGTGTGGGAAAGCTGTTGAATCATGCGAACACATTCTTTTTCTCTGTAAATGGGCAAAGAAAGTATGGTTCGCTAGCCCTCTTGCTGCTGGCTTCTTCCTTAATAGTATTGGATCAGTTGGGGGCTGGTCCATGAACGTTAAAGAGCAAATCGATGGGGGCATTTTGGAGTCTGATTTTCTTGCGAAGGCCATCTTCCTTGAGTGGTATATTTGGAAGGCTAGGAATGAACTGGTGTTCCAATCTGTGA GGACagcctcctcctccctccttaGCTATTGCCCGCTGGACTCCCCCTACGGTGGGTCCCTTAAATTCAATTGTGATGCTTCTTGGTATTGTGGACACAGTAGAGGTTGGGGTGGTATTATTCTGAGAGACTCCCGTGGTCCTCTCATTGATGGAAGGAGATTTCAGATCTCAACTAATTCGGCTTTCCTTGCAGAGGCCTCTGTCATAAGAGAAGCATGCCTCTTCGCCAAAGCCATGGACATAAACTCTACTACTATCGAGAATGACAATGCCCAGCTCATCTCTTTGAGCGTCTCTGAGCTAGTTCCTACCTGCGAAGTTATGGCTATTATTTCTGATATTCGCTCGCTTGCTGCAGAATTGATTGG ACAATCGAGACAGGAGCTTTCGATGGATTCCAGAGACCGACTTTGCAAAAATCCACATGAACCAGCAGCTTTCGATGGATGCCAGATCGATTGTTCGGTTGACCGACTGTACTCCTGA
- the LOC131332528 gene encoding uncharacterized protein LOC131332528 isoform X2: protein MAWEGAHYHSLSLSDELPSSLSILETHSPYATFNSLSISLRSNPDLRPKPRISLLVSLTFEGQFGIPDREIKGVHSLLGGRCCNDIGCMLGYEDTLSKDYMNLLLDC, encoded by the exons ATGGCCTGGGAAGGGGCCCAttaccactctctctctctctccgacgagctaccttcctctctctccatattgGAAACCCATTCCCCCTACGCCACTTTCAATTCACTCTCCATTTCCCTCCGATCAAACCCAGATTTGAGACCAAAACCTAGAATTTCACTCCTCGTTTCTCTGACTTTTGAAG GTCAGTTTGGAATTCCAGATCGAGAGATAAAAGGCGTTCATTCGTTGCTCGGCGGACGGTGTTGCAATGACATAGGCTGCATGCTTGGCTATGAAGATACATTATCGAAGGATTATATGAACTTGCTTCTTGATTGCTAA
- the LOC131332528 gene encoding large ribosomal subunit protein uL6m isoform X1: protein MTRRNIWFCLQPSCSRIILLQPCKMEAKFFRFLKIVGVGFKARAESEGRLLYLKLGYSHEVELTVPPAVRVFCFKPNIVCCTGIDKQRVHQFAAAVRSCKPPEVYKGKGIMYVDEVIKKKQGKKSK from the exons ATGACAAGGAGAAACATATGGTTTTGCTTGCAACCTTCTTGTTCCCGCAT CATACTGCTACAGCCTTGTAAGATGGAAGCAAAATTCTTTCGATTTCTCAAGATTGTAGGCGTTGGTTTTAAAGCCAGAGCTGAATCAGAAGGCCGCCTCTTGTACCTGAAATTGGGATACAGCCACGAAGTTGAATTGACAGTACCGCCTGCTGTTCGTGTTTTCTGTTTCAAACCCAATATAGTTTGCTGCACCGGAATAGACAAGCAAAGGGTTCACCAGTTTGCTGCTGCTGTTCGGAGCTGTAAGCCTCCAGAAGTTTACAAAGGCAAGGGGATAATGTACGTTGATGAAGTTATAAAGAAGAAGCAGGGAAAGAAATCAAAATGA
- the LOC131332528 gene encoding large ribosomal subunit protein uL6m isoform X3 has translation MEAKFFRFLKIVGVGFKARAESEGRLLYLKLGYSHEVELTVPPAVRVFCFKPNIVCCTGIDKQRVHQFAAAVRSCKPPEVYKGKGIMYVDEVIKKKQGKKSK, from the coding sequence ATGGAAGCAAAATTCTTTCGATTTCTCAAGATTGTAGGCGTTGGTTTTAAAGCCAGAGCTGAATCAGAAGGCCGCCTCTTGTACCTGAAATTGGGATACAGCCACGAAGTTGAATTGACAGTACCGCCTGCTGTTCGTGTTTTCTGTTTCAAACCCAATATAGTTTGCTGCACCGGAATAGACAAGCAAAGGGTTCACCAGTTTGCTGCTGCTGTTCGGAGCTGTAAGCCTCCAGAAGTTTACAAAGGCAAGGGGATAATGTACGTTGATGAAGTTATAAAGAAGAAGCAGGGAAAGAAATCAAAATGA
- the LOC131332527 gene encoding 3-ketoacyl-CoA synthase 4-like: MDGRHNAQANAGTAHGDGPNGRRLPDFLLSVNLKYVKLGYHYLISHLLTLCFIPITAVTLLEISQMSYTDVRLLWLHLQFNLISVIIFSTVVVFGLTVYIMSRPRPIYLVDYSCFRAPHDWAASLHAFMEHSRRTGDFDESSLEFQRKILERSGVGDETCVPEAMHLVPPKPSMAAARDEAEKVMFGALDALFCNTKVKPKDIGILVVNCSLFNPTPSLSAMIVNRYKLRGHVRSFNLGGMGCSAGVIAVDLAKDLLQIHRNTYAVVVSTENITQNWYFGNKKSMLIPNCLFRVGGSAVLLSNKSVDRSRAKYKLVHVVRTHKGADDKAFRCVYQEQDGAGKTGVSLSKDLMAIAGGALKTNITTLGPLVLPISEQLLFFATLAVKKLFNKGVKTYIPDFKLAFDHFCIHAGGRAVIDELEKNLQLLPVHVEASRMTLHRFGNTSSSSIWYELAYIEAKGRMRKGHRVWQIAFGSGFKCNSAVWQALRNVKPSCNGPWEDCIDRYPVKLVL, from the coding sequence ATGGACGGACGCCACAATGCTCAAGCCAACGCCGGCACCGCCCACGGTGATGGCCCAAACGGCCGGAGACTCCCAGACTTCCTCCTGAGCGTGAACCTCAAGTACGTCAAACTAGGTTACCACTACTTGATCTCCCATTTACTCACTCTCTGTTTCATACCTATAACCGCCGTAACGCTCCTCGAAATTTCGCAAATGAGTTATACCGATGTCCGCCTTCTATGGCTCCACCTCCAGTTCAATCTGATCAGCGTTATTATATTCTCCACCGTTGTAGTTTTTGGACTGACGGTATATATAATGAGTCGGCCTAGACCGATTTACCTCGTGGACTACTCGTGTTTTCGCGCCCCCCATGATTGGGCAGCGTCTCTTCATGCTTTCATGGAACATTCTAGGCGCACCGGGGACTTTGATGAGTCCTCACTTGAGTTCCAGCGTAAGATTCTTGAGCGATCAGGGGTTGGAGACGAGACTTGCGTGCCCGAAGCGATGCATTTGGTCCCTCCCAAGCCGTCCATGGCGGCTGCCAGAGACGAGGCCGAGAAGGTCATGTTTGGAGCTTTGGATGCTTTGTTTTGTAATACTAAAGTTAAGCCCAAGGATATTGGTATTCTTGTTGTGAATTGTAGTTTGTTTAACCCGACGCCTTCATTGTCTGCTATGATTGTGAATAGGTATAAGTTGAGGGGGCATGTTAGGAGTTTTAATCTGGGGGGTATGGGGTGTAGTGCAGGGGTGATTGCGGTCGATCTCGCGAAGGACTTGTTGCAGATTCATCGGAATACTTATGCTGTCGTCGTTAGTACTGAGAACATTACCCAGAATTGGTATTTTGGGAATAAGAAGTCTATGTTGATACCCAATTGTTTGTTTAGAGTCGGGGGTTCCGCAGTTCTGTTGTCTAATAAGTCTGTTGATAGGAGTCGAGCCAAGTATAAGCTTGTTCATGTTGTGAGGACGCATAAGGGGGCAGATGATAAGGCCTTTCGCTGCGTTTATCAAGAACAGGATGGTGCTGGAAAAACTGGGGTTTCGTTATCGAAAGACCTGATGGCAATTGCCGGTGGTGCTCTTAAAACCAACATTACCACATTGGGTCCGCTTGTGCTCCCAATTAGCGAGCAGCTTCTGTTCTTTGCTACTCTGGCGGTTAAGAAGTTGTTTAACAAAGGCGTCAAGACTTATATCCCGGATTTTAAGCTTGCATTTGATCACTTCTGCATACACGCCGGGGGAAGGGCTGTGATTGATGAGCTGGAGAAGAATTTGCAGCTCCTTCCGGTACATGTGGAAGCTTCCAGGATGACTCTTCACCGATTTGGAAACACTTCGTCAAGTTCCATTTGGTATGAACTGGCGTATATTGAGGCCAAGGGGAGGATGCGGAAAGGGCACCGAGTCTGGCAGATTGCATTTGGGAGTGGTTTCAAGTGTAATAGTGCAGTATGGCAAGCACTTCGAAATGTGAAGCCATCTTGTAATGGTCCATGGGAGGATTGCATTGATAGGTATCCTGTGAAGCTAGTCTTGTAG